The Prunus dulcis chromosome 5, ALMONDv2, whole genome shotgun sequence genomic sequence AGTAACAATGCTTGTAGCCTGAGTACAGATCGAAATCTCCTTTAGTGGGATTGAGAGTACAATGTCGGAGtagagggaaaaaaatttgaagcttGGTATTGCATAGGTTTTCATGAActtctattttatatataaaatacaaacgatattggAAGAAGAGAGAACCGAACATaaaatacaaacgatattggAAGAAGAGAGAACCGAACACAAACTATCGGGTGCCAAACCTAACGCTCCCCTTCTAAGATTTTTGTGACCTTCTTTAATTGtccttcaaagaaaaaagtttttcACATTTTGAACCTTAATTCTCATCTTTGAGAAAATGTACACTACGAACTTCGGGGCATGAGTGCAATTTCTTTCTTCGCATAAAGGAACCATTGcatatttaataaaagaaaaaaaaaatgtagcaAAATCCAACAGCAGATGAATAACCACCTTAGGCTATAAAACTTCAAAAGATGTCAATGTAAGGTAAGCGAAGAGAACCAACTTTATACATTGGCAGTGGGATCACTATAATCTCATCGATCAGATTTTACCGCTAATAACAGAAAAACATCAGAACAAAAATCTGAACATCCCAATACCACCCACATCCCACCTTTTAAAAAAGTGCAGAAAACAAAGATTGTAAACAGTACACAGCTAATGGGCAACAACATACATGAGAGAGAAGCAATCGAAAAATATATGTTCTTCTCAAGAAGCTGCAGCCTGGGTCAGTGTGAGCCATCCGCAGCAGATGATCCGAAGGAAGGAAGGAGCCACCCTTTCTCCTGCGCGTGCTCCACATAGAAGCTGAATTTCTCCCTTGCATTCGGAATGTCAAGGGCCAAATCATCTAGCCCATCCTTGATTCGGGTGAAGCCTTTTGTCATCTGGTTAATTGTGATCAGCCCTTCGTTGAAGCACTCCTGAAGCAGGTGAAGCATCCtgtcattcttcttctccatggCCATGACCAGTGCCTTCTTCACCACCTCATGGTTAAAGAAGGGCATCCCAAGATCACGAATGCACTGGCAGGCTTCGCTTACTACACCCCCACTCTCATACTCCTCCAGCAGCTTTGCTATCTTGTCCTTTGCATCCTCCACAGCCCAGCCGGTCCCGCCTCCCCAACACCTCAAGATCCTCTCACCGGCATGACGAGCAGAAATGAGTGATTGAGCCATTCGAACAGTCTCACTCCCACTACAATTTGGTGGCAACTTGCTGCCAATTTCTTCCAGATTCAGGGGAGCTAAGACATCATCAATGACAGCTCTTGCAAGGAAAAGAGCAAGCTCATTTGAAGCATCCAAAATGTCCAGTTCAGTATCCTCTGCAGATTCAAGAAGCAAGACAAACCCATTAACTATGTCCTCAGTTGAGAAGATCTCAATGTGAAGGGCAGAAAGCAGAACAGATGCCATTTCCTTTTCACGGTTTTTTCGATCCATTGCAAGGGTGATCAGCTTCTTCAAGAATAATGGATTATATTGGGGTACCCCAAGATCTTCAAGGCTCCGGATAAGCTCCGGAATGTCATCTGAGAGAAAATATTCATGAATTATGGCCACAATCTCTTTCTTGTACCGCTTCACTTTTTCATCTTCGACTCGTACGCCACCATCTTCACCAGAGGATTTCAAAAATGAAGCATCAAGCCAACCTTCAGATATGGCCTTCGGGACCAGCGAATCGAACAAGGTGCTTGCTGATGGAATATCAAGAGTAAGGTCATCAAGGGTCTCTGCCAAACGAGAAAACCCCTTTACCATTTGACTAGAACTAATCAGCCCTTCCTCAGCCGCTTCCTTTAATAGCTTCATTATTAGTGGTTCTGATGTTCGAATCTCCATGGCAAGAATCAAAGCCCTCTTCACAACCTCATGATGAAAGAATGAAACTCCCAACTCCCTTATGCACCGACAGGCCTCAAAAGTATCTCCACTTTCTACGTATTCCCTCAATAGACcagcaatttttttcttcatctcttcAACAGTAATGTGGGTGCTACCACCCCACCTTCTTTCCACAAGTTCTGCATGGTGTGGAGCTGAAAGATAGCTCTTCTCAGCAGTTTGGATTACCTGAACCCCCTTTGAAGATTCTGGGAGTGCTTTCTTTGCCCTGGTGAGGAAGGCTGGAGGAAGGATGTCATCAACCACTGCACGAGCAAGGAACAAAGCGAGGATGTCTACTGCATCCAGTATGTCCACTGCAAGGTCATCAGCAGATTCAAGAAGGATGAAAAATCCATCTCTAATCTGGATAGGGCTAATGACATCAGCATACAAAGATGAAAGCAAAACTGAAGCCATTTCCTTCTCCTTATCATGCCTGTCCAAGGCAATGGAAACAAGTCGCTTAATGAAGTAAGAATGATATTCACTTGAGCCTAGTTCTTTGAGGTCAGATGCTGCCAATGCCACATCACCAGTGCTGAAGTACTCCTCAATGATTGAAACAACGGCTTTCTTGTATTCATCCAAGGGATCTGTGATAGTTGATCCAACAAGTTGGTACGGTTCCTGCTGAAACCAGAgtctttaaattaaaaatcagaATATTCCATCCACCTAATCAGAGCACAGTTAGGGTCATTGCAATCAATAGGGGATTGAAactaaacttttaaaaatatattaccTCGCCACTGTCATAATTAGGGTCATTGCGATCAATAGGGGATTCACTATCAGCGTCAAGCAGTTTTCCCCATGTACCCTTACCACCGCCTCCCTCTGTTGCCATTagacaaagaaaagagaaatcaaTGCCACCAAAGAAAGACCAGGAATAGGTAATTTCAACAATCAGGGACAGTATCATCAATTCAGCACCACAAAACAACATCAAATCTAAACTTgaaaagcaagaaagaaaatgactCTACCATTAACCCAACCAAATGTAAATTACAAATACTACCGGGTTTGAATTGATCGGTCATGAATCTTGCAGAGTTCATTCAGACCCTAACAACAGATAAATTAAGCTAACCACACCGCTTCAAAGGAAGAAAGATCCATTCATGCATGAGATGCATAATTGTGCATACTGTAGTTGATCTTCACAAACACCAAAATGATACATGACTCCAACTACTATAGCAACATCAACTACTTTAAAACAAACTATAATAATGAATACTAGAGCCTCAGACCCTGTAAAACTAGAGTAACGATCATTTACttaagaaaaagttaaaagcACAATTGATTGAAATAAGAAACATTGGTATATATGCAACAACATTTCTTAAGGGCGTCTCAGGAAAATACAGATACTAATAAAACCATAAACATGGTTACATAGAAATCAATGATCAATCATAAGCCAGCTAATGCAATCCCAATCTCTTCAAATCTGCATAAGCTAGATCAACCCCAGTCAAGAAAGCACCGAAAGGGAACTTACCCTTCTTCACTCGCACAAACTTCCCCGAGTGCGACCGGCGAACATGCCGCACAGCTATCCCAGCTGTTGGTGCCTTCCCACCAGCAGGGGCTTTTACATGATGTTCCGAAAGAAAAGATGTCGGGGATTTCGGGGATGATGACAAAATCTCCACATTTTGGCTGGCAATTTTTAACGTTTCCCTCTGCTCATTCGTCAGGAATCCTTCCTTTGATGCCATTTACACTGGAAAAATCCTATATCAATATTAATATCGAATAGATAATAGAGTATTAGATCTTGAAAATTACTTTCTATTAGAAATATTAACCACTTTAGTCTTTACTGTTACTATATTATTAActcaatgaaaacaaaaacgcGTATAGGCAAATTTTACTTGAGCAATATTAACTAATCCAACGGCTTAAGTGCTTATTAACCATTAACCACGTAGAGGTATGAGTTTTAActacaaaatcaatacaaCTATAAGCTGTTTGGCTACttagaaaatgaaggaaactAAAGAAATACACAACCATAAATAATGtgcgaaaaagaaaaacaagaagcaaCCAAAATGTAGCTTCAGTCACAGTGAAactaaaatatcattttcctGAGTCCCAAACAATGAGAAAACCAAACACCAAATGcatcattttaatttcttttccaagcttttctcagcaaccaagcAAACGACGCATAAGCGTAgaacaaaatttaaagaaagcCAGAGTACCTGTCCGTGTGAAGTCTAAGAGTACCGAATCCAAAGCCAGAGCCCGTTTCTTCTGTGCTTGGCCCGGATCTCGAGCCAAGAACAGGAGAAGCAATCGGATATCCAAGTCGGAACTCCGAAGTCCACTGAAATCACCGAAACGACGAGCAGCAACTCCGAGCCTCGAATCTAAACGACGTCGATCTAATGGATCAGAGAAGGTCCGGGTTTATCATAAACCGGTGGATCCGAATCTGTGAGTGACAGTGTCTGTCTCAATCGGttagaaaagaagagagagagagagagagagagagagagagagagagagataggaaATGGATGAGAACGAAAGTATGAGGAAGCGGAGGGTTTTATAGGGAGGCTACGGTTACGATTTTACACGTCATCATTAGGGGGTTTTGGTGTATTAGGGATAGGACCGTCCACGTGGCCTTCGCGCTTAAGGCAGCGCCACTGTGTGCCCCTGTCTTGTGCTTCCACCCGTCTCCGCTCTAACCGGGTTAGGGTTTTCGTTGGGCAGTCGTATCGAATTTACCCAACTACCCTTATTTTTGTCGTTTTGTCCTAATTAGGTTATCTTTGTTCCCAAGTATTTATTAAAAGAGGACACAGATAGCATTCATTTAATTATGTTTCGTGTAGTAAATACTTGACATGAATTCGTAATTAGGAGTCAATTTAGGGCTGATAATTTGGGATGGTAAAGTTTTTAATGCTGACATTATTGACTGATTACAGAAGAATTACCATGGCCGTTATCTCGAGTAAATTTGGGAAACTCaacaagtaatttttttggtcgGCGAGCAAGTCAAAAAGTACTTGAACAATAGATTAACAAGTCAACAAGTAAGATATTACTTTCACCGCAGTGTGACCGCCCTGCCCAAGAATTTTTGCAAAATGACGTAAAGAAATGGAAATTTGAACTTTCATTGAACCGAAAGTTAGAGAACAACCGTAAGTAGAAGTGTAAACCAGAACTATATAGAAAAACCGTCAAGTTGAGCCTTCATCAACTTGATGTGAATGGAGTTCTAGTTCACCAATCAGACAAGGTTGAATTCTCAAGAGATTTTGGCTTCCTGATTCTCATGCTGTTCCTTTCATTCTTAGATTTTCAAAGAAAGCCAGATATCATGATGATTCTTCGCATCAAAGCATATGAAAAAGATGTTGCAACTGGATTTTGGAATAATTATGGAGTTGCTATTGTCCTCTTGAAGACTGAAGAGGCCACGGCCAACCCTAGAAAATAAGTGGACCTGGGAAGAGAAATCTGCCGGGACTTGTGCACCAGGATGAACAAGAATCTGTAAACCTACTAATCTTCAATGGTTGTCAGTCAGCTTACTCCTCCTAGCCACAGCAGAAAAGCTGGgttgaaatgaaatttcctccaaaattcTAAAACATACAAAAGCAAGAGGCTCATATTTTATCCGCGCCGAATAAGATTAGACTGCAAATAAatagaagaagagaaaaaccGTGAATGCTTCATGTAAAACTTTTTATTACAGATCAATTGTTATTGTACAGGGGACCGGCATAAGAATGTTTCACCTTATATTGATATTGAGATATGAA encodes the following:
- the LOC117627215 gene encoding MA3 DOMAIN-CONTAINING TRANSLATION REGULATORY FACTOR 1-like isoform X2 yields the protein MASKEGFLTNEQRETLKIASQNVEILSSSPKSPTSFLSEHHVKAPAGGKAPTAGIAVRHVRRSHSGKFVRVKKEGGGGKGTWGKLLDADSESPIDRNDPNYDSGEEPYQLVGSTITDPLDEYKKAVVSIIEEYFSTGDVALAASDLKELGSSEYHSYFIKRLVSIALDRHDKEKEMASVLLSSLYADVISPIQIRDGFFILLESADDLAVDILDAVDILALFLARAVVDDILPPAFLTRAKKALPESSKGVQVIQTAEKSYLSAPHHAELVERRWGGSTHITVEEMKKKIAGLLREYVESGDTFEACRCIRELGVSFFHHEVVKRALILAMEIRTSEPLIMKLLKEAAEEGLISSSQMVKGFSRLAETLDDLTLDIPSASTLFDSLVPKAISEGWLDASFLKSSGEDGGVRVEDEKVKRYKKEIVAIIHEYFLSDDIPELIRSLEDLGVPQYNPLFLKKLITLAMDRKNREKEMASVLLSALHIEIFSTEDIVNGFVLLLESAEDTELDILDASNELALFLARAVIDDVLAPLNLEEIGSKLPPNCSGSETVRMAQSLISARHAGERILRCWGGGTGWAVEDAKDKIAKLLEEYESGGVVSEACQCIRDLGMPFFNHEVVKKALVMAMEKKNDRMLHLLQECFNEGLITINQMTKGFTRIKDGLDDLALDIPNAREKFSFYVEHAQEKGWLLPSFGSSAADGSH
- the LOC117627215 gene encoding MA3 DOMAIN-CONTAINING TRANSLATION REGULATORY FACTOR 1-like isoform X1; this translates as MASKEGFLTNEQRETLKIASQNVEILSSSPKSPTSFLSEHHVKAPAGGKAPTAGIAVRHVRRSHSGKFVRVKKEGGGGKGTWGKLLDADSESPIDRNDPNYDSGEQEPYQLVGSTITDPLDEYKKAVVSIIEEYFSTGDVALAASDLKELGSSEYHSYFIKRLVSIALDRHDKEKEMASVLLSSLYADVISPIQIRDGFFILLESADDLAVDILDAVDILALFLARAVVDDILPPAFLTRAKKALPESSKGVQVIQTAEKSYLSAPHHAELVERRWGGSTHITVEEMKKKIAGLLREYVESGDTFEACRCIRELGVSFFHHEVVKRALILAMEIRTSEPLIMKLLKEAAEEGLISSSQMVKGFSRLAETLDDLTLDIPSASTLFDSLVPKAISEGWLDASFLKSSGEDGGVRVEDEKVKRYKKEIVAIIHEYFLSDDIPELIRSLEDLGVPQYNPLFLKKLITLAMDRKNREKEMASVLLSALHIEIFSTEDIVNGFVLLLESAEDTELDILDASNELALFLARAVIDDVLAPLNLEEIGSKLPPNCSGSETVRMAQSLISARHAGERILRCWGGGTGWAVEDAKDKIAKLLEEYESGGVVSEACQCIRDLGMPFFNHEVVKKALVMAMEKKNDRMLHLLQECFNEGLITINQMTKGFTRIKDGLDDLALDIPNAREKFSFYVEHAQEKGWLLPSFGSSAADGSH